CAGTCATTAAAATGGTCTCTCGGCTCCCTCTATATCATTTGAATGGCAAAAAGCATggacttattattattgaatCAGTTACGTAAGCCATCTGAGCAAGCTGAGCAGATAAAATGAGGTGCCCATAAGTTGTCCTGGTCTCCAAGAAGGCAGTCAAAGTATAGCTTATAAATCTTCTTGATATCTGGtgttattgtaaattttttttacttttaaaaagaaattgtccACAGACATAACAAAACACATCAGGACAACTTGTACACTCTCTTGACATTGTTAACATtgtaaaacaagtaaaggaaataGATACAAACGGTTAATTATGAGCGGACAATTTGAGATGTTAGAAAACATATTTATAAGACAAAACTTGACTGGTTAACttaagatgatgaaatattgcatctgaactatgcagcaatgaataatgtagtttattttaaaggtatgtttccataattaaatgaaatacatgcatacacgtcatTAATTGGCTGGAATTTCTATATAATGCAtggattaaaagaaacaaaactttcTCGTCTTGAAAACTACGTGATGTCAAAAAACtaattgtatatttgaaatcagcattaaaaACTACACTAAGTATACCTTGACATCTGCTTGATGAAAAATACTTGTTGACCAGGTGTAATAAAGGATGGATTCTCCCGTCGAAGATGACGGATGagagcattcagcttttgccgaaaaTCCTGCAcagaaatgatttgtttattgtgattAAATGTTCGTGTCGCACATTAGCTTACCCCATCCATCAAATCAAACAGGTACACGATGTACTCCTCCATCAAATCAAACGGGTACATGGTGTAACCACGCGTCAGATATCGAAGTGAACGCAGAGCAATGcgagatgaagtgctttgctcaaggaaaTAATGCACCAGCCGATCTAAGAATTGAAATCACTATCTAGAGATCGTGAGTGTaacaccgtaaccactaagctatgcgccaataataataataataataataataataataataattgcaagaaAATTGCCATACTGTTTTTGCTTGGATGTCTTTTCCAGACAATGTTTATAACGGCTGATTGCATGTTGGTGTGAGTGCCACCAAACGGTGGTTCCAGATATTTGGGAAGTGTCCAACAAATGGCCAACCACATTTGCAACCGTTGCAGCCGTGACTGTCACTCGCACATTGGCTTTGTCAGTCACAAGCGATGCTGCAGTACCAGTCCAAGGCGTAGATCCATAGTCTTTCGAGACTAATGGatgccaatcacacacacatacacacacttgttttATAGGTGAAGAAGTGctgtcaaaggcattccatctaCCCAGTTCGCGCGCTCACACATATAGCTAATACTGTAAGCTAAACAATACTTCATGTAAACTATAAAGTTATTTGTTTTATCAGAATAAAAAATACTGGGGACGGTTCTCGAATCTACTGATAACTTTTTGGAATGGAATGTAGACTTGTTTTAAGACAACGAGTGAATGTTTCCATTAAGTTGACAAAATAACCCGAACTAGCATATTTAAGTGGTCTGACTGTTCCTCTAAACAAGTAACCTCAGAATTTACATATgcatagtgagagagagggggagagggagaagaacagagagagagagaaagagtgagaggaaagagagaaacagacatagAGAATGGTAGTCTGCGTGCCGTAAAATTTAAAGATATACGTGaactaaaattttttaaaattgaaatgttAACTTTATTTACATTGGATATCATTGCGGAACAAGCATAGAAATACTTTCACAAGAAAGAGTTTTACATACGGCACACCATTATTGTGATTATATGAatgaaaagtttaaaatgaatcGTTCTTGTAATAAGACCGACCACTAACAATGTAGCACTGGCTCGTAGGTATTTCCCGAATCCTAGACCACGTAACAAACTCCCTaagaaaacaatgtgaatcactCAAACGCATGAAGTCAGAGGGTTACAAATCGCAACGGCTGAGGGCAGAGTTCATAGTGGATGGTGAGGGTTTAGTTGGTTACTGAGAGTCGAGGCTCTGAAGAGAACTTTGAGACTAAGGTTTAAGAGAATTTCGCTCTacccatctatacatatacagatgcgcATTTTCGTTTCACAAACTAGacaaagagtactcaatacttcCGCTAGAGTCTATCCAGTTATTTAGATTATGCAACGCACTCACATGTCCACATACGCGCAACCATTTATACATTGCATGCATTCTTTAGCTGTCCACCATTAAGAAAGGGTGGGGGGGAGGGGGGTGTAAGGAGGTGTTGGTGATAAGTGTTCGGTGCCAGCTGTTGCTAGAATTGGTTGGCATCAGTTGAAATGCAATATATCAAGGAAATTGTCCCAACATCCGGCAACACAATGAACAACAACCAAAGAACAAATTGCCTCAGCAGATAATTACTAAATCTTTAGTCGATCACTTTGAAACGAGCTTCGATTTTTGCACCACGcttagttttcttctttctttttctttctcattgtgtgtgtgcgcgcgtgcgcaagGGTAAcgaatatgttttttttcttaagttttaCTCTTTGTCCCTCgcaaactctctcacacacacacattctcatacctTCATTCATAGTAATAGATtggcaggtgtatgtgtgtgtgtgtgtgtgtgtgtctgtatatatacacacattttaaacAAAGTCCACCTCTTCCTTCTTTCATGCTTCCTCTCcggtttgtttttatttactgttCACCTTTCCATTTACCACAAACATCGTTCTCTCTTACAGTCTTCATCtcatttccttcctcttcttctccctccctACATCCACCTTACTAATTTATCCCCCCGCCTCCCTCTAATGAAATAACTTGAGTATTTCTGTTTCAAGACAGAATAGAGAAatcgtttatctctctctctctctctcctttttccatCTCCATGATCCACATTAATACATTGTCATTATattgtcacacacacattttctttatcTCGTCATACACCCTCCCTCATTTCTACACACATTCACTGCTTTCCCTCcacgcatctgtgtgtgtgtgtgtagatagatagatagagagagagagagagagagagagagaggcttgcATGCGCGCTCATCCAACCACCTATCCAACTTTACTTCTCTAATCTCTTCACCGATTTACGTGGATTTAACCAAATCTACTTCCTTTCCACGCAGTCCAGTTCTAACACCCCATCTACCCCGGTATCTTCATTGCTGCTTTCATACGCTTCTTATTGTCTTTTCTTTGCAACTCACTTCTATCCCACCCGCCGACCCATCCCCATGTTCAAACCCCCTCTCGTTTTTTCCTTCTTACCTTTCGTTCGTCCATCGAAGCCTAAAAATCACTTTGCACAGCAACAATTACTTAAACTTTAGCCAGTTCGATCCGATAACCCACCCTCCCCCATAATTGATTTCTGTCTTAATTCAGCTGTCTTTACAGCACCGGCTGTTTCTTTCCTTATTATATCAACTACGAGACTCCGCCTTCCATTGTatgcgtgtacacatacacacacacacatttaaacacaccTCCAGCCAACGAGTCTACATTGTTCATATCAAcaatacccaccaccaccacaacaacaacagcaacaactactgcaactactactactactactactactttcaccattattaccatcaccaccaccatacctaCTACCTCTGACAGACTCCTATGAGGTCGTTATTCCTGCAAAAAATAGTGCAGATTCGCCCTACAAAAAGTAACTTATCACTTTGAAAAAGAACACATTAATATAGTCCATGATGCATTGTGCCTGAAAAAAGTTAAGAAATGATCATGAGTGGAACCCCTTTTATCCTAAATGTATTAATCAAGACTAACctaaggttaaacaacaactagaGTCCGGCGAAACACCACCGACGTCAACAACATGGCCAGTGGCACATCCAACAACTTCTTTACCGTCAGCAACTAATTATTACTAACACGACTACGGAAAGCCGGACGAGAGAAGGCCGGACGAGAAAAGGCCGGACGAGAAATGGCCGGACGAGAGAAGGCCGGACGAGAGAAGGCCGGACGAGAGAAGGCCGGACGAGAGAAGGCCGGACGAGAGAAGGCCGGACGAGAAATGGCCGGACGAGAAATGGCCGGACGAGAAATGGCCGGACGAGAGAAGACCGGACGAGAGAAGGCCGGACGAGAGAAGGCCGGACGAGAGAAGGCCGGACGAGAGAAGGCCGGACGAGAGAAGGCCGGACGAGAGAAGACCGGACGAGAGAAGACCGGACGAGAGAAGACCGGACGAGAGAAGACCGGACGAGAGAAGACCGGACGAGAGAAGACCGGACGAGAGAAGACCGGACGAGAGAAGACCGGACGAGAGAAGACCGGACGAGAGAAGACCGGACGAGAGAGGGCCGAACGAGAGTGGGCCGGACAAGAGTGGGCCGGACGAGAGTGGGCCGCACGAGAGAAGGAAAACCGATTTTCAAATGACCTAAAAGTCTGAATTTCGTAAGCTTTTTAAACCGAATGCTCAAAAGACCAACTTTTGAAATAGTTTGGGAGAAAATGATGTGGAAACGGTCTTATGAGACATTTATGGTTCTTACTAGAagtttattataaaatttttagttttatgcTATATCAGAATAGCAAAGACGAGTTATGATtagcatatttatttacataataattctaattttggtacaaggccaaccaGATTCTTTGAACATGTGTAGCAAGCTGtagtttctgtttctttgttaaataattttttaagaatAGATGGGAAAACGTTTGAAGAGCGAAGATCGTAAATTTGTGGAAAAGTATAAAAACTTAGCGTTAGGTTAAGGATTCATGTTTAAAggttatataaaattttaattgcaTTTCATTAAATTTCCCCATCTTTATCAATTTCATCTTATTTCGTTAAATTCTGTTCATTTCATCATGTTTCCGTAATACTTTCATTTGGAAATTGCGACTTCCTGTATGCCGGCAATGGAAGTTTCCGATTGACCAAAATTTCAAAAGTCTTGTGACTCTTTCATTATTAATTTCTAGAGAAAGTGAATGCAATTTTTGTCACCAGCATACATTGATGGAATTCAGACTGTGGGAAGCGTTTTAAATATATAACCCCTTCCACTCCTAAAACTGacggccttgtgccacaatttgaaaacTCTTCTTCTTAGTATTATTGTTAACAACTGAATATGCTCGCTATATTTTGATTACTTTTATCATTTTGATATAgcctaaagcggcgagctggcagaaagattAGCataccgagcgaaatgctttgcagtatttcgtctgtctttgcattctgagttcaaattccgccgaggttgactttgcctttcatcctttcggggtcaataaattaagttgcgtactggggtcgatctaatcgactggctccctcccccaaaattttacgccttgtgcctagagtagaaatgaatcgttagcatgccggaaaaatgcttagcagaatttcttccgactttgcgttctgattttaaattccgccgaaatcgcctttgcctttcatccttttggggtcgataaaataaatatcagttgagcactggggtcgatgtaatcgtgtAGTCacctacccccaaatttcaggcctagtgcctattgtagaaatagTTACTTCGATATAGcataaaagaaagtaaatgctATGTTTTTCGAATAAACTCCgttttaaaactaaattttctttttaaggtttgttttcatatttttctctaaaatatttcaaaatttggtatTGTAAGCATTCCACCTTTCAAGATTTCGGTTTTGTGATTTTCAGGATGCACGTAATTCGGCATTCTTCTTACTTTCAGCCTTATGACTTCACCACCAAGACCATCACTATTATTTCCAAGATGACTATTCGACCTTGCCTTCTCTTGTTACCAATAAATGTATTAAAAAGACTAACAACCCTCTCGCTTAACCCTTTGAGCTCTGACCTCCTGAACCTTATTTTACCATATACCTGGCACTCTACCGGTGCTACGGTATAGAGAAAAATAAGCCGTCCACCGGTAAGCCGGTGTTACAGGCTCAAAGGATAAAATTAGGTAAGTACAGGCAGTGTTCGCTGCTACAGGGGACAAAAACATCGTATAATACAAAGTGGCGCCATGCTGAACTCAAACTTTCTCGTTACAAAACCCATGTAGTAGTTTTTACCTCCGGGTCAACCTTgatcagacattttaatgtttaataagaGTCTAACCATGACCAGCCATGGGTGTTTAGAGCCAGCATATGTCATTGAAGAAAGAGGGCGTTGTTGCAAGAACAATAATAGTCAAAACCATATTAAAACATCTCCGCCTTCGACCAACCCCCAGGACATGTATTTTGCTCCCCATTTGCTTCCCTCGTCACACAATAACATTATATCAACGGCAAGAAAGTTTTGCTTTGAAATATCATTGGAGGAAAGTTTCTACAAAAGGCGGTCCTTATGGAAGAAGCGCAACTTGTTGCTTAAATATCTTCGGTTTAAAAACAGCTTTAAATAGACAAGATGCTGAATGTGAGAGATATGCAAATCTTGGCAAACAGAATCCAAGTGGAAAATGAAgacaaaagattaaaataaaagacaaacgaaTAATTCTAAGACAGGGAAATAATTTTGCTTGTCAACATGGAAGGTTCCAGAAAAAGATAGTCTTTCAGAATTTATTTTTGCCATATGTTGCCACAGCATTATCCTGTATTAACAATGGAGATTTACACTtgtcgcttgtgtgtgtgtgagtgtgtgtgtaaagtaggaGTATATGtttataggcgtgtgtgtgtaactgggTTTGTCGatttgtacatgtatacgtacacttGCATAAaactacagaaacacacacacgtaaacatttatgcatacatagacaggtTGCTGTAATTTAAGGCTGTGTACAGTTGCATATTAACTGTATTTCTGTTTGctcaatatgaatgtatattgcaTTGCAGATGAAGTTCGTAGCATCTGGGTCATTCATTCTATGCCTACAGCAGAGAGGAGGTGTAATTATTGAGTTGTGCACCAGATGGCGTattggtctctctctctgtccattgCTACGTTTATTAAGTTGAATGCTAAAACAATAAACTAATAGAGAAATAATTTAGCAGATCCAGGAAAGTAAGCTGGtgagatataaaaaatatttactcgCCATTTAAACTTTTCCCTTTCATTATCATCACAAACagtcgaccaccaccaccaccaccaccaccgtttcattatcactaccaccggcgccatcatcatcaccc
This DNA window, taken from Octopus sinensis linkage group LG4, ASM634580v1, whole genome shotgun sequence, encodes the following:
- the LOC115210427 gene encoding treponemal membrane protein B-like, coding for MAGREKAGREKAGREKAGREKAGREKAGREMAGREMAGREMAGREKTGREKAGREKAGREKAGREKAGREKAGREKTGREKTGREKTGREKTGREKTGREKTGREKTGREKTGREKTGREKTGRERAEREWAGQEWAGREWAAREKENRFSNDLKV